Proteins found in one Campylobacter lari genomic segment:
- a CDS encoding capsular polysaccharide biosynthesis protein codes for MKFYTVSKKLKKNVKNFYKTVLYRIYKNITKEDIFVGWGRKKSGLEAIKLAKKYSAKFLLLEDGFLRSLNLGVENSPSFSIVKDDVGIYYDTTTPSKLENILNTHEFSFEELEQAKKAIELIKKEKLSKYNNNLCVPKELFSANEERVLIITQVANDASLKFGLANKFSTQDIINDAIKENPNAKIYIKIHPDVLSGKKQSDFDVQDLPNSCVVIKENYNPIEFLSHFKKVYTKTSGMGFEALMLKRECVCYGMPFYAGWGLTQDKLECKRRLKKRTLEEVFCAAYILYSEYFNPYLNQKSDIFDTIHTLAKYKKIEHANSNTLYFLGFTLWKRWFMKPFFKAKNNKIIFLNSPGELYKANLNPEDKIFIWGKKYDKALLARDFNNAIFLVEDGFLRSVFLGSDLTRPFSLIVDSKGLYVDPSKPSDLEDILQNHIFDENLKQRAKKLIAAITQNKFSKYNGLKHEKLNFNTNKKIILIPAQVEDDVSMILGGVGFDTLKLLQSVREINENAFIVFKPHPDVLSGNRKGLKDKSIILKYCDKIIENVSIDSAINACDEVHTITSTSGFDALLRGKKVVVYGKPFYAGWGLTTDLHQIPRRTRVLSLEELVAGVLILYPRYIHPKSKNLCEVELALDIMLKMQKDYFSKFYLRWFMDIRIYILRKIRRLIEFILIR; via the coding sequence ATGAAATTTTATACCGTATCTAAAAAACTGAAAAAAAATGTTAAAAATTTTTATAAAACAGTTCTATATCGTATCTACAAAAATATCACAAAGGAAGATATTTTTGTAGGTTGGGGTAGAAAAAAGTCAGGTTTAGAAGCTATAAAATTAGCTAAAAAATATAGTGCAAAATTTTTGCTTTTAGAAGATGGCTTTTTACGCTCATTAAATTTAGGTGTAGAAAATAGCCCTAGTTTTTCTATTGTCAAAGATGATGTGGGAATTTACTATGATACCACGACTCCATCTAAACTTGAAAATATTTTAAATACTCACGAATTTAGTTTTGAAGAGTTAGAACAAGCAAAAAAAGCTATAGAGCTTATAAAAAAAGAAAAACTTAGCAAGTATAATAATAATCTATGTGTACCAAAAGAGCTTTTTAGTGCTAACGAAGAACGCGTATTAATCATCACTCAAGTGGCAAATGATGCTTCACTGAAATTTGGTTTAGCTAATAAATTTTCAACCCAAGATATCATAAATGATGCTATTAAAGAAAATCCAAATGCTAAAATATACATTAAAATTCATCCTGATGTATTAAGTGGTAAAAAGCAAAGTGATTTTGATGTGCAAGATTTACCAAATAGTTGTGTAGTTATAAAAGAAAATTATAATCCCATAGAATTTCTAAGTCATTTTAAGAAAGTCTATACTAAAACTTCTGGTATGGGTTTTGAAGCTTTGATGTTAAAACGAGAATGTGTGTGTTATGGCATGCCATTTTATGCAGGCTGGGGTTTGACTCAAGATAAGTTAGAGTGCAAAAGAAGACTTAAAAAAAGAACTTTAGAAGAGGTTTTTTGTGCTGCTTATATTTTATATAGTGAGTATTTTAATCCTTACTTAAATCAAAAAAGCGATATTTTTGACACTATTCATACTCTAGCAAAGTATAAAAAGATAGAGCATGCTAATTCAAATACTTTGTATTTTTTAGGTTTTACTTTGTGGAAGCGTTGGTTTATGAAGCCATTTTTTAAGGCCAAAAACAATAAAATTATTTTTTTAAACTCACCGGGTGAACTTTATAAAGCGAATTTAAATCCTGAAGATAAAATTTTCATTTGGGGTAAAAAATATGATAAAGCTTTGCTAGCTAGAGATTTTAATAATGCAATTTTTCTAGTAGAAGATGGCTTTCTACGCTCGGTATTTTTAGGTTCAGACCTTACACGCCCTTTTTCTTTGATAGTAGATAGTAAAGGCTTATATGTTGATCCAAGCAAACCAAGTGATTTAGAAGATATTTTACAAAATCATATCTTTGATGAAAACTTAAAACAAAGAGCTAAAAAACTCATCGCTGCTATCACGCAAAATAAATTTTCAAAATACAATGGCCTAAAGCATGAAAAGCTAAATTTTAACACCAATAAAAAAATCATCTTAATCCCTGCTCAAGTGGAAGATGATGTTTCTATGATCTTAGGTGGTGTAGGTTTTGATACCTTAAAACTTTTACAAAGCGTAAGAGAGATAAATGAAAATGCTTTTATAGTCTTTAAACCTCACCCCGATGTTTTAAGTGGTAACCGTAAGGGTTTAAAAGATAAAAGCATTATTTTAAAATATTGCGATAAAATTATAGAAAATGTCAGCATAGATAGTGCTATAAATGCATGTGATGAAGTCCACACTATAACCTCTACAAGTGGTTTTGATGCTCTTTTGCGTGGTAAAAAAGTAGTGGTCTATGGCAAGCCTTTTTATGCAGGTTGGGGTTTGACTACAGATTTACATCAAATCCCAAGACGCACAAGAGTGCTTAGTTTAGAAGAGCTAGTTGCGGGAGTTTTGATTCTTTATCCAAGATATATCCATCCAAAAAGTAAAAATTTATGTGAAGTTGAGCTTGCATTAGATATAATGTTAAAAATGCAAAAAGATTATTTTTCTAAATTTTATTTGCGTTGGTTTATGGATATAAGAATTTATATATTAAGAAAAATAAGAAGATTAATAGAATTTATTTTGATTAGATGA
- the kpsS gene encoding capsule polysaccharide modification protein KpsS: protein MNLSKKLKKFSGKNVLLLQGPVGGFFRKIATKIPQAKVYKVNFNGGDFFFYPFKSINYTKSLAELEDFYKKLFEEKQIQVILMYNDCRKVHEIAINVAKQMDIEIWIFEEGYIRPNFITFEKDGVNANSTLSREKEFYLSQKKFDKDFKFKTFSSTFRNMAFASFLYWLFAFLFSWCFNNSLHHRSLKLFDFLPWFCSVYRKNKYKITEKSLNEKILSLKQKYFLAILQVHNDTQLSHHYKKTTEKFIEEVIISFANHAKAKSYLVFKHHPMDRGYRDYTKLIEDLSLKYNVEGRILYVHDLHLPTLLINTRGTIVINSTVGLSALYHNSPLKVMGKAFYDIEGLTYQKSLHTFWKECRAYKPDAVLHAKFRNYVIYKTQVNGNFFKNTSLD, encoded by the coding sequence ATGAATTTAAGTAAAAAGTTAAAAAAATTTTCTGGTAAAAATGTTTTATTGCTCCAAGGACCTGTGGGTGGATTTTTTCGTAAAATTGCTACAAAAATCCCGCAAGCTAAGGTTTATAAAGTAAATTTTAATGGCGGAGATTTTTTCTTTTACCCTTTTAAAAGTATTAATTACACTAAAAGTTTAGCCGAGCTTGAGGATTTTTATAAAAAGCTTTTTGAAGAAAAACAAATTCAAGTTATCTTGATGTATAATGATTGTAGAAAAGTACATGAAATCGCCATTAATGTAGCTAAGCAAATGGATATTGAAATATGGATTTTTGAAGAAGGTTATATAAGACCAAATTTTATTACTTTTGAAAAAGATGGAGTGAATGCAAACTCCACTTTGTCAAGAGAAAAAGAATTTTATCTAAGTCAGAAAAAATTCGATAAAGATTTTAAATTTAAAACTTTCTCAAGTACTTTTAGAAATATGGCCTTTGCTTCGTTTTTATACTGGCTTTTTGCTTTTTTATTTTCTTGGTGTTTTAACAATTCTTTACACCATAGAAGTTTAAAGCTATTTGACTTTTTACCTTGGTTTTGTTCAGTATATAGAAAAAATAAATACAAAATCACAGAAAAAAGTTTAAACGAAAAAATTCTTTCCCTAAAGCAAAAGTATTTTTTGGCTATTTTACAAGTGCACAATGATACTCAACTCTCCCATCATTATAAAAAAACTACAGAAAAATTTATAGAAGAAGTGATTATCTCTTTTGCCAATCATGCCAAAGCAAAGTCTTATTTAGTTTTTAAGCATCATCCTATGGATCGTGGCTATAGGGACTATACTAAACTTATAGAAGATTTGAGCTTAAAATATAATGTTGAGGGTAGAATTTTATATGTACATGACTTACACTTACCTACACTTTTAATCAATACAAGAGGCACTATAGTCATAAATAGTACAGTAGGACTTTCTGCTTTATATCACAACAGCCCTTTAAAAGTTATGGGAAAAGCCTTTTATGATATTGAAGGTTTGACTTATCAAAAAAGCTTGCATACTTTTTGGAAAGAATGTAGAGCATATAAGCCTGATGCTGTTTTGCACGCTAAATTTAGAAATTATGTGATATATAAAACCCAAGTTAATGGGAATTTTTTCAAAAATACTAGTTTAGATTAA
- a CDS encoding SGNH/GDSL hydrolase family protein, with translation MNIILLGGSNSVVKNGLRIGLENKNISLHNYALGLSTSLQNLYELIRHEKTINKSDFLISESNINDYLSPMSLNIILRNIDYFYEELYKANKITIVLILPIPACNDKSKAINEAHRKNCAYYGFNLIDVDFYYQKNNLYDFDQNYKFHPMPLAIQELGKNIIKNLHSFKKSKENIICSKRKFHIFTPSNSTKIEHKNSFFCEKTTKIKANEKIIFPKELKNYQILGIHTWNHTNSSTHAISSISIENSSFKLVKNFGLINTFQDIQNEKAICDEQTFLYVNTQIIKQSEESSGLSIANEKTPRLDYVDLIGILLLENDNDKKIECKIQLTNTHDSLIPPIAFYKELVLEYHELKKLDMQTFLQSQNHNLLRFLNHKGLKNEYEIFIHQNNKLYGASLRIKERLSYKLGEAIMKNSKSYLGYFKIPFELRKIKKEHFKNQKDQKNLPPLKAYADYKHAQIAKTHLPYLLGNALLQASRTPFKIGYLSLPFKLKKIAKNYKKKILI, from the coding sequence ATGAATATAATCTTACTAGGTGGCAGTAATAGTGTAGTTAAAAATGGTCTTAGGATAGGTCTTGAAAATAAAAATATTTCATTGCATAATTACGCTTTAGGGCTTAGCACTTCTTTACAAAATCTTTATGAATTAATACGCCATGAAAAAACTATAAATAAAAGTGATTTTCTCATCAGCGAATCAAATATCAATGATTATTTAAGCCCTATGAGTTTAAATATTATACTTAGAAATATTGATTATTTTTACGAAGAACTTTACAAAGCAAACAAAATTACCATAGTGCTTATACTCCCCATACCAGCTTGTAATGATAAATCAAAAGCTATTAATGAAGCTCATAGGAAAAATTGTGCTTATTATGGTTTTAATCTAATCGATGTAGACTTTTACTACCAAAAAAATAATCTTTATGATTTTGATCAAAACTATAAATTCCACCCTATGCCACTAGCTATCCAAGAACTTGGAAAAAACATCATTAAAAATTTACACAGCTTTAAAAAATCCAAAGAAAATATCATTTGCTCAAAAAGAAAATTTCATATCTTTACACCCTCAAATTCAACTAAAATAGAACATAAAAACTCATTTTTTTGTGAAAAAACTACAAAGATTAAAGCTAATGAAAAAATCATTTTTCCAAAAGAGTTAAAAAACTATCAAATATTAGGCATACACACTTGGAATCACACTAACTCATCAACCCATGCTATATCATCTATAAGCATTGAAAACTCATCTTTTAAATTAGTAAAAAATTTTGGACTTATCAATACTTTTCAAGATATACAAAATGAAAAAGCAATTTGTGATGAACAAACCTTTTTGTATGTTAATACACAAATTATCAAGCAAAGTGAGGAAAGTTCGGGCTTAAGCATAGCAAATGAAAAAACACCAAGGCTTGATTATGTGGACTTAATAGGAATTTTACTTTTAGAAAATGATAATGATAAAAAAATTGAATGCAAAATTCAACTTACAAATACCCATGATTCTTTAATACCACCTATAGCATTTTACAAAGAATTAGTACTAGAATACCATGAACTAAAAAAACTTGATATGCAAACATTTTTACAAAGTCAAAATCATAATCTTTTGCGTTTTTTAAATCACAAAGGCTTAAAAAATGAATATGAGATATTCATCCATCAAAACAATAAACTTTATGGAGCTAGTTTAAGGATAAAAGAAAGATTAAGCTATAAGCTTGGGGAAGCTATCATGAAAAATAGCAAAAGCTATCTAGGATATTTTAAAATACCTTTTGAATTAAGAAAAATCAAAAAAGAGCATTTTAAAAATCAAAAAGATCAAAAAAATCTACCGCCACTAAAAGCTTATGCTGACTATAAACACGCTCAAATAGCCAAAACACATTTACCTTATCTTTTAGGTAATGCACTTTTACAAGCTTCAAGAACTCCTTTTAAAATAGGCTATTTAAGTTTACCTTTTAAACTGAAAAAAATTGCAAAAAACTATAAAAAGAAAATTTTAATCTAA
- a CDS encoding DUF829 domain-containing protein — translation MKKICQKRDVFYIAGYDPRGYRHYYAMFKKNLAEQNTLLNYDYTLSKAQADAYAFWQIQTPYTSITYTFLSWNDIVKKNWSEGIKDALGDCYSFFRIYTITGLFLKFGKESPHQLITGYYPFFYVLLSLIFTLVCAFGSLLYLQNFHIVFGILAFILSLVFLPKMLYKIGKKLAVFWIARICSFCANWEKNSQGELELRMDDFARVIFEKLKENVNDKNYELILSAHSVGTVLCINVLAKVLRKCEDENISFENLKVLTLGECIPLVSYQKRSFEFRKDLEYLGSKNLIWYDFTSIIDGACFAQVDFIRTSGVKAQFSPKYLSAKFHTLYKSKDYKKIKKDKYKAHFLYLFATQIQGVYNFFEFIIGKNKLEEKIN, via the coding sequence ATGAAAAAAATATGCCAAAAAAGAGATGTTTTTTATATAGCTGGTTATGATCCTAGAGGATATAGGCATTATTATGCTATGTTTAAAAAAAATTTAGCCGAGCAAAATACACTTTTAAATTATGATTATACTTTATCAAAAGCTCAGGCTGATGCATATGCTTTTTGGCAAATTCAAACCCCGTATACAAGTATTACTTACACCTTTTTAAGTTGGAATGATATAGTCAAAAAAAACTGGTCAGAGGGTATAAAAGATGCTTTGGGTGATTGTTATAGTTTTTTTAGAATTTATACCATCACAGGGCTTTTTTTAAAATTTGGTAAAGAATCTCCGCACCAACTTATCACAGGTTATTATCCATTTTTTTATGTACTTTTGAGTTTGATTTTTACTTTAGTTTGTGCTTTTGGAAGTTTGTTGTATTTGCAAAATTTTCATATTGTTTTTGGAATTTTAGCTTTTATTTTATCATTAGTATTTTTACCAAAAATGCTTTATAAAATAGGCAAGAAATTAGCTGTTTTTTGGATAGCTAGAATTTGTTCTTTTTGTGCAAACTGGGAGAAAAATTCCCAAGGTGAGCTTGAGTTAAGAATGGATGATTTTGCTAGAGTTATCTTTGAAAAACTAAAAGAAAATGTAAATGATAAAAACTATGAGCTCATATTAAGTGCACATAGCGTAGGAACGGTGCTTTGCATAAATGTTTTAGCAAAAGTGCTTAGAAAATGTGAAGATGAAAATATATCTTTTGAAAATTTAAAGGTTTTAACTTTAGGCGAGTGCATACCTTTGGTAAGCTATCAAAAAAGATCTTTTGAGTTTAGAAAAGACTTAGAGTATTTAGGAAGTAAAAATTTAATATGGTATGATTTTACTTCTATTATCGATGGTGCTTGTTTTGCACAAGTTGATTTTATACGCACAAGTGGAGTAAAAGCACAATTTAGTCCAAAATACCTTTCGGCTAAATTTCATACCTTGTATAAAAGTAAAGATTATAAAAAAATCAAAAAAGATAAATATAAAGCACATTTTTTATATTTATTTGCCACTCAAATTCAAGGAGTATATAACTTTTTTGAATTTATCATAGGTAAAAATAAGTTAGAAGAAAAAATCAATTAG
- a CDS encoding cytochrome P450, protein MGQCPFHPKPYKNKASTLTTFLLKRRSWLDGLYERSYKMMMGRVKMPGFDLYVVNDPKEVRRIMVDEVREYPKSQLLHELLEPLLGISIFTTNDRVWEKQRELLRPSFEMTRISKVFNLMSEAASDMMARFAKYEDKAVIEVDEAMTFVTADVIFRTIMSSKLDEQKGKLVLDAFVTVQEETVKTAMRRMFRFPTWLSNLLGERKRLKAGGVIRKVLSDIIKPRYDNTTNDQGKYEDILSSLLMVVDADTNERFSFNEILDQVAMLFLAGHETTASSLTWTLYILSISPDEQQKAYEEIMQVAGNEEFKIEHIRAMKYLTNVFKESLRLYPPVGFFAREARNDNKMRDKLIKKGSGVVVAPWLIHRHDSFWENPHEFDPSRHEDKSKIKKDTYMPFGMGERVCIGQGFAMQEAVLILANILRTYKLELEENFVPDIVGRLTIRSANGMNIRFIKRQK, encoded by the coding sequence ATGGGTCAGTGTCCTTTTCATCCAAAGCCTTATAAAAATAAAGCTTCTACATTAACTACTTTTTTACTAAAAAGAAGATCATGGCTTGATGGACTTTATGAGCGAAGCTATAAGATGATGATGGGTAGAGTAAAAATGCCTGGATTTGATCTATATGTAGTAAATGATCCAAAAGAAGTTAGACGCATCATGGTAGATGAGGTTAGAGAATACCCAAAAAGCCAACTTTTACATGAACTTTTAGAGCCACTTTTGGGTATAAGTATTTTTACAACTAACGATAGAGTATGGGAAAAGCAAAGAGAGCTTTTAAGGCCTTCTTTTGAAATGACAAGGATTTCTAAGGTTTTTAATTTGATGAGTGAAGCAGCTTCAGATATGATGGCAAGATTTGCAAAATATGAGGATAAAGCAGTTATAGAAGTAGATGAGGCTATGACTTTTGTAACCGCAGATGTGATTTTTAGAACTATCATGTCATCAAAACTTGATGAGCAAAAAGGCAAACTTGTTTTAGATGCTTTTGTAACTGTGCAAGAAGAAACAGTTAAAACAGCTATGCGAAGAATGTTTCGCTTCCCAACTTGGCTTTCAAATCTTTTGGGCGAGAGAAAAAGACTCAAAGCAGGCGGAGTTATACGCAAGGTTTTATCAGATATTATAAAACCAAGATATGATAATACTACAAATGATCAAGGAAAATATGAAGATATTTTATCATCATTGCTTATGGTGGTAGATGCAGATACTAATGAGAGATTTTCTTTTAATGAAATTTTAGACCAAGTTGCCATGCTTTTCTTAGCGGGTCATGAAACTACTGCAAGCTCACTAACTTGGACACTATATATTTTAAGTATTTCTCCAGATGAGCAACAAAAAGCTTATGAAGAAATCATGCAAGTTGCAGGTAATGAAGAATTTAAGATAGAGCATATTAGAGCAATGAAATATCTTACAAATGTGTTTAAAGAAAGTTTAAGACTTTATCCACCAGTTGGCTTTTTTGCTAGAGAAGCAAGAAATGATAACAAAATGAGAGATAAGCTTATCAAAAAAGGTTCAGGTGTAGTGGTGGCTCCATGGCTCATCCATAGACATGATAGTTTTTGGGAAAATCCACATGAGTTTGATCCAAGTCGCCATGAAGATAAAAGCAAGATTAAAAAAGACACCTATATGCCTTTTGGTATGGGAGAGCGTGTGTGTATAGGGCAGGGCTTTGCTATGCAAGAGGCTGTTTTGATTTTAGCTAATATTTTAAGAACTTATAAGTTAGAATTAGAAGAAAATTTCGTACCTGATATAGTAGGAAGACTTACTATAAGATCGGCAAATGGTATGAATATAAGATTTATAAAAAGGCAAAAATGA
- a CDS encoding membrane protein → MKEKLAGTILLCAIVPLAVISYLFIVIVGTFGNPARVRQGVRALDHFVNATLFNGYAWESLSSHAWRERDKRWAKIVIKITDFFDKNHCQKANKREQEVVDLVLKKKLTEQTVGKQL, encoded by the coding sequence ATGAAAGAAAAATTAGCAGGAACCATACTACTTTGTGCTATCGTTCCTTTAGCGGTGATTAGTTATCTTTTTATTGTTATAGTGGGTACTTTTGGTAATCCTGCTAGGGTTAGACAAGGTGTGAGAGCGCTTGATCATTTTGTCAATGCTACTTTGTTTAATGGTTATGCTTGGGAGTCTTTATCATCTCATGCTTGGAGAGAACGCGATAAAAGATGGGCTAAAATAGTTATTAAAATCACAGATTTTTTTGACAAAAATCATTGCCAAAAGGCAAATAAAAGAGAGCAAGAAGTTGTAGATTTGGTTTTAAAGAAAAAACTTACCGAGCAAACCGTCGGTAAGCAGCTTTAA
- the nusA gene encoding transcription termination factor NusA, producing the protein MEKITDIIESIANEKNLQIEDVRERVKKALINTAKKIYGDKYEFFVDSSKNLQLYQKIIVVADNDERLEYENEHFIALSKAKTEAKDVEIGDELTYECSLENLGRTAVNILHKELEYNIQKLLEEKIYEKYQKMVGHMVFGSVVRVDSEENTYVEIDEFRAYLPRKNRIKGEKFKVGDVIKAVIRHVYIDKSGMKMELSRTSPKFLEALLKAEVPEIKDGLINIYASARIPGERAKIILQANSPSVDAVGATVGIKGVRINAVSKELKNENIDCIEYSNEMAILITRSLAPAIINSVNIKDKKAIVTLNSEQKSKAIGKSGINIRLASMLLGYEIELNEVNNEDKTNNQEEAFKNLKALFGEN; encoded by the coding sequence ATGGAAAAAATCACAGATATAATTGAATCCATTGCTAATGAGAAAAATTTACAAATAGAAGATGTAAGAGAAAGAGTTAAAAAAGCGCTTATTAATACTGCTAAGAAAATTTATGGTGATAAGTATGAATTTTTTGTTGATTCAAGCAAAAATTTACAACTCTATCAAAAAATCATCGTAGTAGCTGATAATGATGAAAGATTAGAATATGAAAATGAACATTTTATCGCTTTAAGTAAAGCAAAAACTGAAGCTAAAGATGTAGAAATTGGCGATGAGCTAACTTATGAATGCTCTTTAGAAAATTTAGGTCGTACTGCTGTAAATATCTTACACAAAGAATTAGAATATAATATCCAAAAACTCTTAGAAGAAAAAATCTATGAAAAATACCAAAAAATGGTAGGACACATGGTTTTTGGTAGCGTAGTAAGAGTAGATAGTGAAGAAAATACTTATGTAGAAATTGATGAGTTTCGTGCATATTTACCTAGAAAAAATCGTATTAAAGGTGAAAAATTTAAAGTAGGCGATGTAATTAAAGCTGTTATTAGACATGTATATATTGATAAATCAGGTATGAAAATGGAACTTAGTAGAACTAGCCCTAAATTTTTAGAAGCTTTATTAAAAGCTGAAGTTCCTGAGATTAAAGATGGTCTTATAAATATTTATGCAAGTGCAAGAATTCCAGGTGAAAGAGCAAAAATCATCTTACAAGCTAATAGTCCAAGCGTTGATGCAGTAGGAGCAACTGTGGGTATAAAAGGAGTTAGAATCAATGCTGTAAGCAAAGAATTAAAAAATGAAAATATTGACTGCATTGAGTATTCTAATGAAATGGCAATCTTAATCACTAGAAGCTTAGCTCCAGCCATTATAAACTCAGTTAACATTAAAGATAAAAAAGCTATTGTAACGCTGAATAGCGAGCAAAAAAGCAAGGCTATAGGAAAAAGTGGTATTAATATACGCTTAGCTAGTATGCTTCTTGGATATGAGATAGAGCTTAATGAAGTAAATAATGAAGATAAAACTAACAATCAAGAAGAAGCATTTAAAAATCTTAAAGCTTTATTTGGAGAAAATTAA
- a CDS encoding HP0268 family nuclease, with product MDLKIARTSVDEKPKSISLESIEKAVEKEGQKFFYFDKDNAHKQLIALVEHFEKKGKCVYHRTIKYGLDDTDFMYEVHIL from the coding sequence ATGGATTTAAAAATAGCAAGAACCTCTGTTGATGAAAAGCCAAAAAGCATAAGTTTAGAAAGTATTGAAAAGGCTGTGGAAAAAGAAGGTCAAAAATTTTTCTATTTTGATAAAGATAATGCACATAAGCAATTAATCGCTTTAGTAGAGCATTTTGAAAAAAAAGGAAAATGTGTTTATCATAGAACAATCAAATATGGTTTAGATGATACAGATTTTATGTATGAGGTACACATTCTTTGA
- the miaB gene encoding tRNA (N6-isopentenyl adenosine(37)-C2)-methylthiotransferase MiaB — protein MSKKLFIQTLGCAMNVRDSEHMIAELKEKENYELTQDVKEADLILINTCSVREKPVHKLFSEVGSFEKIKKNGAKIGVCGCTASHLGDEIFKRAPNVDFVLGARNVSKITKAVNTPKFLGNDIDFDESNYAFADFRNSLYKTYVNISIGCDKHCTYCIVPHTRGDEISIPFDIIKNEALKAIAKGAKEIFLLGQNVNNYGKRFSNAHEKINFSDLLERLSEIEGLERIRFTSPHPLHMDDRFLEVFSKNPKVCKSMHMPLQSGSSEILKAMKRGYTKEWYLDRALKLRSMCKDVSISTDVIVAFPGESDKDFEDTMDVLEKVRFEQMFSFKYSKRPLTKAATMPNQIPDDIASKRLSILQARHTEILDEIVVKQKDKEFDVLFEELRSEGFVAGRSDNNFLIQVKGSEELLGQMKKVKITNPRRMVLNGEIL, from the coding sequence TTGAGTAAAAAACTTTTTATACAAACTTTAGGTTGTGCTATGAATGTGCGTGATTCAGAGCATATGATAGCCGAACTTAAAGAAAAAGAAAATTATGAATTAACTCAAGATGTAAAAGAAGCAGATTTGATTTTAATCAATACTTGCTCAGTACGTGAAAAGCCTGTACATAAGCTTTTTTCAGAAGTTGGAAGTTTTGAAAAAATCAAAAAAAATGGTGCTAAAATAGGAGTTTGTGGTTGCACTGCTTCACATTTGGGAGATGAGATTTTCAAGCGTGCTCCTAATGTAGATTTTGTTTTGGGTGCTAGAAATGTTTCTAAAATCACAAAGGCTGTAAATACGCCAAAATTTTTAGGTAATGATATAGATTTTGATGAGAGTAATTATGCTTTTGCAGATTTTAGAAATAGCCTTTATAAAACCTATGTTAATATATCTATAGGTTGTGATAAGCATTGTACTTATTGTATAGTACCTCACACAAGAGGAGATGAAATTTCTATACCTTTTGATATTATTAAAAATGAAGCATTGAAAGCTATTGCTAAAGGTGCTAAGGAGATTTTTTTACTAGGGCAAAATGTTAATAATTATGGTAAAAGATTTTCTAATGCACATGAAAAGATTAATTTTTCAGATCTTTTGGAAAGATTAAGTGAAATCGAAGGTTTGGAGCGTATCCGCTTTACAAGCCCACATCCGTTACATATGGATGATAGATTTTTAGAAGTTTTTTCTAAAAATCCTAAAGTATGTAAGTCTATGCATATGCCTTTACAAAGTGGTTCAAGTGAAATTTTAAAGGCTATGAAACGCGGTTATACTAAAGAGTGGTATTTAGATAGAGCATTAAAATTGCGTTCTATGTGTAAAGATGTGAGTATTTCTACTGATGTGATTGTGGCTTTTCCAGGAGAGAGCGATAAAGACTTTGAAGATACCATGGATGTGCTTGAAAAAGTGCGTTTTGAGCAAATGTTTTCTTTTAAATACTCTAAAAGACCACTAACTAAAGCTGCAACTATGCCAAATCAAATTCCTGATGATATAGCTTCAAAACGCTTGAGTATTTTACAAGCAAGACATACAGAAATTTTAGATGAAATTGTTGTAAAGCAAAAAGATAAAGAATTTGATGTTTTATTTGAAGAATTAAGAAGCGAAGGTTTTGTAGCAGGTAGAAGTGATAATAATTTTTTGATTCAAGTTAAAGGTAGTGAAGAGTTATTAGGACAAATGAAAAAAGTAAAAATCACCAATCCTAGACGTATGGTGTTAAATGGCGAAATCCTTTAA